One bacterium DNA segment encodes these proteins:
- the atpF gene encoding F0F1 ATP synthase subunit B gives MEGHGEVISISWQILLVELGSFLILLFFLAKFLFKPITNFLENRSNQIKTTLETIETEKQDIEKIKQNYQNEITELNKKTSQIIQEATKEGEIQRQKIIAHSQKEANKMVEKAEQSIEKEKEKAISEIKAQVADISILAASKILERSIDESIAHQLIDEFIEEIDQEKIPQ, from the coding sequence ATGGAAGGTCACGGTGAGGTTATCAGTATTAGCTGGCAGATATTATTAGTCGAATTAGGTAGTTTCTTAATCTTGTTATTTTTTCTGGCAAAATTCCTTTTCAAACCGATTACTAATTTTTTAGAAAATCGCTCAAATCAGATAAAAACTACATTAGAAACCATAGAAACAGAAAAGCAAGATATTGAAAAGATAAAGCAAAATTATCAAAATGAAATAACTGAATTAAACAAAAAGACAAGCCAGATAATTCAAGAGGCAACTAAAGAAGGCGAAATTCAAAGGCAGAAAATAATTGCCCACTCTCAAAAAGAAGCAAATAAAATGGTAGAAAAGGCGGAACAATCCATTGAAAAAGAAAAGGAAAAAGCGATTAGTGAGATTAAAGCACAAGTAGCGGACATATCGATTCTCGCCGCCTCAAAAATCCTGGAACGCAGTATTGATGAATCAATAGCTCATCAGTTAATAGACGAGTTTATAGAAGAAATAGACCAGGAGAAGATACCTCAATGA
- the atpH gene encoding ATP synthase F1 subunit delta — translation MKKPNIVATKYAEALIKIAKQKDALKTQAEQLELMVKVLFSNENLMKILAHPALTLKNKESLLKELFSQYSLSSDSLNLLLLLLKKNRLQLLEDISSKYQQFIDRLQNIYQVEIISAVPMKKAQEERLIAKLSNLLQAKIKLKISINPEILGGLVLQIGDKIIDGSISRRLFMLRRELIGRR, via the coding sequence ATGAAAAAACCCAATATTGTAGCAACTAAATATGCTGAGGCATTAATTAAAATTGCCAAACAGAAAGATGCCCTTAAAACCCAGGCAGAACAATTAGAACTAATGGTTAAGGTGCTTTTCTCCAATGAGAATCTGATGAAAATACTTGCTCATCCTGCTCTTACTTTAAAAAATAAGGAATCGTTATTAAAAGAGCTCTTCAGTCAATATTCTTTATCCAGTGACAGTCTAAATCTTCTTCTCCTTTTGCTCAAAAAAAATAGACTTCAATTACTCGAAGATATATCTTCAAAATACCAGCAATTCATTGATAGACTGCAAAATATATACCAGGTGGAGATTATCAGTGCAGTCCCTATGAAAAAAGCACAAGAGGAGCGGTTAATCGCAAAGTTATCAAATCTCTTACAGGCAAAGATAAAATTAAAGATTTCTATCAATCCAGAGATTTTAGGTGGACTTGTTTTACAAATAGGTGATAAAATAATTGATGGAAGTATCAGCAGACGGTTATTCATGTTACGAAGGGAATTAATTGGAAGAAGGTAG
- a CDS encoding type II toxin-antitoxin system prevent-host-death family antitoxin, with protein MAVSLKRGNLARDLDIPETISAATARQMFYTLLKNVEYSNRSYILTRAGKPVARIVNLNEWKEIMTTLEIMVEPEHQAELDKAIREVKEGKIHSFEEVFGHKQSNL; from the coding sequence ATGGCGGTATCACTAAAAAGAGGTAATCTGGCGAGAGATTTGGATATTCCGGAAACTATATCAGCCGCTACGGCAAGACAGATGTTTTACACCCTGCTTAAGAATGTAGAATATTCAAATCGTAGCTATATCTTGACCAGGGCAGGAAAACCTGTAGCTCGGATAGTCAATCTTAATGAATGGAAAGAGATTATGACTACCTTAGAAATTATGGTTGAGCCAGAGCACCAGGCAGAGTTAGATAAGGCCATCAGAGAGGTAAAAGAAGGTAAAATTCATTCCTTTGAGGAGGTATTTGGCCATAAACAATCAAATCTATAA
- a CDS encoding type II toxin-antitoxin system RelE/ParE family toxin encodes MAINNQIYKIEFSSLARNDIKKIPGEIKDRLENHLIDLSFNPYQGYKLLGKYKGKMAYDFSFRYRVIYGIDKKEKVLTVYEVWHRQKDYKK; translated from the coding sequence TTGGCCATAAACAATCAAATCTATAAGATAGAGTTCTCCTCTTTAGCCAGAAATGATATAAAAAAAATTCCAGGAGAGATTAAGGATAGATTGGAGAATCATTTGATAGATTTATCGTTCAATCCTTATCAAGGTTATAAACTATTGGGCAAATATAAAGGAAAAATGGCTTATGATTTCAGTTTCAGATATAGAGTCATCTATGGTATTGATAAGAAAGAAAAGGTTTTAACAGTCTATGAAGTATGGCATAGACAGAAGGATTATAAGAAATAA
- the atpA gene encoding F0F1 ATP synthase subunit alpha, whose protein sequence is MPEIKATEISSIIKDQIAGYEKELKTEEVGTVIQVGDGIARIYGLENAMAGELVEFPEAGIYGMVLNLEEDCVGAVILGADINIKEGYQAKLTGRAVEVPVGEALCGRVVNALGEAIDEKGPIKPTEFRAIESRAPGVTERVPVKEPIQTGLKAIDAMIPIGRGQRELIISDRQLGKTAILVDTILNQKDTDVYCIYVAIGQKQSSVAQVVKVLEDSGAMDKTIIVSATANVPVSLQYIAPYSGCAMGEYFRDTGRHVLVIYDDLSKHAIAYRQMSLLLRRPPGREAYPGDVFYLHSRLLERAAKLNKEKGGGSLTALPVIETQAGDVSAYIPTNVISITDGQIYLEGGLFYSGVRPAINVGLSVSRVGSSAQTKAMRQVAGKLRLDLAQYRELAAFAQFSSDLDKATQNLLSRGERMVEILKQDQYLPMPLGKQVMIIYAGVNGYLDDLPVKECSIFEEGFLKFMDEYHPQIGKEIGEQKVLSQPLEDGLKAAILEFKEKFAKEKEEHAHKVLGVTV, encoded by the coding sequence ATGCCAGAAATAAAGGCAACAGAAATTAGTTCCATTATTAAAGACCAGATTGCAGGCTATGAAAAGGAACTAAAAACAGAAGAAGTAGGCACTGTTATTCAAGTGGGCGATGGAATAGCCAGGATATATGGTCTTGAAAATGCAATGGCTGGAGAATTAGTCGAATTCCCGGAGGCAGGTATTTACGGAATGGTGTTAAATCTTGAAGAAGATTGTGTGGGTGCTGTTATTTTAGGGGCAGATATTAATATCAAAGAAGGCTATCAGGCTAAATTGACCGGACGGGCAGTTGAAGTCCCTGTCGGCGAGGCATTGTGCGGACGGGTAGTAAATGCCCTCGGAGAAGCTATTGATGAAAAAGGACCTATTAAACCAACGGAATTCAGGGCAATTGAATCAAGAGCCCCTGGGGTAACCGAACGAGTCCCGGTCAAAGAACCTATCCAAACCGGCCTCAAAGCAATAGATGCAATGATTCCTATTGGTAGGGGACAACGCGAACTGATTATCAGTGATAGACAGCTGGGTAAAACGGCTATTTTAGTCGATACAATCCTTAATCAAAAAGATACAGATGTATATTGTATCTATGTGGCTATTGGACAAAAGCAATCCAGCGTGGCTCAGGTAGTTAAAGTATTAGAGGATTCTGGTGCAATGGATAAAACTATTATTGTTTCTGCCACCGCTAATGTACCTGTGTCATTACAATATATTGCCCCTTATTCGGGGTGTGCGATGGGAGAATATTTCCGGGATACAGGCAGACATGTCCTTGTTATCTATGATGATTTATCAAAACATGCTATTGCTTATCGCCAGATGTCTCTTTTGCTTCGCAGACCACCAGGTCGAGAGGCATACCCCGGTGATGTTTTTTATCTTCATTCCAGACTACTTGAGCGAGCGGCAAAGTTAAATAAGGAAAAAGGTGGCGGTTCACTTACGGCTCTACCAGTCATTGAAACCCAGGCCGGTGATGTCTCTGCCTATATCCCAACTAATGTTATTTCAATTACAGATGGCCAGATTTATTTAGAAGGTGGTTTATTTTATTCAGGGGTTAGACCGGCAATTAATGTGGGATTATCTGTCTCACGGGTTGGTTCTTCGGCTCAAACTAAAGCAATGCGTCAGGTAGCAGGTAAATTACGGCTTGACTTAGCTCAATACCGTGAATTAGCCGCCTTTGCCCAATTCTCATCGGACCTCGATAAAGCAACGCAAAATCTGCTATCTCGTGGAGAACGAATGGTAGAAATCCTTAAACAAGACCAATATCTACCTATGCCATTAGGAAAACAGGTAATGATTATCTATGCCGGCGTAAATGGATATCTTGATGACCTGCCAGTTAAAGAATGCTCTATTTTTGAAGAAGGATTTTTAAAATTTATGGATGAATATCATCCTCAAATAGGTAAAGAAATTGGAGAACAAAAAGTTCTATCTCAACCACTTGAGGACGGACTAAAAGCGGCTATTTTAGAATTCAAAGAAAAATTCGCTAAAGAAAAGGAAGAGCATGCCCATAAAGTATTAGGAGTAACGGTTTAA
- the purL gene encoding phosphoribosylformylglycinamidine synthase subunit PurL produces MPRIEITEKIIKSHGLTMEEYDRICQILGRQPNYTELGIYSVMWSEHCSYKSSRVVLKSFPTQAPWILQGPGENAGIIDIGENLAVVMKIESHNHPSAVEPYQGAATGVGGIIRDIFTMGARPLALLDSLRFGELNHPRCRYLLNGVVAGIAGYGNCIGIPTVAGEVYFEDTYKENPLVNAMCVGIINHNEIIKGIATGEGNPIIYVGSATGRDGLHGVTFASRELTEESYEDRPSVQVGDPFMEKLLLEACLELAKTGCIVGMQDMGGAGLTCSTCEMASKGNSGMEIELNNVPRREQGMIPYEVMLSESQERMLLCIKKGTEDKVKEIFEKWDLHAVVIGKVTADGILRVKDNGRVVAEIPAKSLAEDAPIYRRPQQKPAYLDKVQNFDTDNLPKLDNYNEILLKLITSPNIGLKEKVYEQYDHMVRTNTEVLPGKGDAAVLNIKGTQKAIAVTCDGNGRYCYLDPYVGGMIAVAEAARNVVCVGAKPLAITNCLNFGNPEKPEVMWQFQKVVEGMIQACNILNTPVTGGNVSFYNESEDVAIYPTPVIGMLGIIDGYRGSGIGFKDEDDIIVLLGETKEELGGSEYLKVLHHQVAGKPPMIDLEWENNIQSTCLAAIQQGIIKSAHDCAEGGLAIALAECCIVGNIGAEITLDSEFIEPHYLLFAESQSRIILSLKKENLDDLEKLASLYQVTFSILGKVKQGHLRINNWIDIRPSLLESSWKNWL; encoded by the coding sequence ATGCCCAGGATAGAAATAACTGAAAAAATAATTAAATCACATGGTTTGACGATGGAAGAATATGATAGAATCTGTCAGATTCTCGGGCGTCAACCTAATTATACGGAGTTAGGTATATATTCGGTGATGTGGAGTGAACACTGTAGTTATAAAAGCTCGCGGGTAGTTTTAAAATCATTCCCAACACAAGCACCCTGGATTTTGCAAGGTCCTGGTGAAAATGCGGGAATAATTGATATTGGCGAAAATCTTGCTGTAGTGATGAAAATTGAAAGTCATAATCATCCCTCGGCTGTCGAACCTTATCAGGGTGCGGCAACCGGTGTCGGCGGCATCATTCGTGATATATTCACAATGGGCGCTCGACCACTTGCCCTTCTGGATTCACTTAGATTTGGTGAATTAAATCATCCCAGATGCCGATATTTGCTAAATGGGGTTGTTGCCGGAATTGCTGGCTATGGAAATTGTATTGGCATCCCAACGGTTGCTGGTGAGGTCTATTTTGAGGATACTTACAAAGAGAATCCATTAGTTAATGCGATGTGTGTTGGAATAATAAACCATAATGAGATTATTAAAGGAATAGCAACTGGTGAGGGAAATCCAATTATTTATGTTGGTTCTGCCACAGGTAGAGATGGACTGCATGGCGTAACCTTTGCCTCGCGTGAATTGACAGAGGAATCCTATGAAGATAGACCATCAGTTCAGGTGGGCGACCCATTTATGGAAAAACTATTGCTTGAAGCCTGCCTTGAACTGGCAAAAACAGGCTGTATCGTAGGTATGCAAGATATGGGTGGGGCAGGACTTACCTGCTCAACCTGCGAAATGGCTTCAAAAGGCAATAGCGGGATGGAAATAGAATTAAACAATGTTCCAAGACGAGAACAGGGAATGATTCCTTATGAAGTTATGCTTTCGGAATCTCAAGAAAGAATGCTTCTCTGTATCAAAAAAGGCACTGAAGATAAGGTTAAAGAGATATTTGAAAAATGGGACTTGCATGCCGTAGTCATTGGCAAGGTAACCGCAGATGGAATATTAAGGGTAAAAGATAATGGTCGGGTAGTGGCTGAGATTCCTGCGAAATCATTAGCCGAAGATGCCCCTATCTATCGCCGTCCACAACAAAAACCTGCTTATCTTGACAAAGTCCAAAATTTTGATACCGATAATCTCCCAAAATTAGATAATTATAATGAAATTTTACTTAAATTAATTACCTCACCAAATATTGGACTAAAAGAAAAGGTCTATGAACAATATGACCATATGGTCAGGACAAATACAGAGGTTTTACCCGGTAAAGGCGATGCGGCAGTCTTGAATATCAAAGGCACACAAAAGGCTATTGCTGTAACTTGCGATGGAAACGGTAGATATTGCTATCTTGACCCTTATGTGGGTGGGATGATTGCGGTGGCAGAGGCGGCAAGAAATGTTGTTTGTGTCGGCGCCAAACCTTTAGCCATTACAAATTGCCTCAATTTCGGTAACCCGGAAAAACCAGAGGTGATGTGGCAATTCCAGAAGGTTGTCGAAGGAATGATTCAAGCCTGCAATATACTTAATACCCCGGTCACAGGTGGCAATGTTAGCTTTTATAATGAAAGTGAAGATGTGGCTATTTATCCAACTCCAGTTATTGGGATGTTAGGAATTATTGATGGTTATCGTGGCTCAGGTATAGGATTTAAGGATGAAGATGATATTATTGTTTTATTAGGAGAAACTAAAGAAGAGTTAGGTGGCTCTGAGTATCTCAAGGTCCTTCATCATCAGGTCGCAGGCAAACCTCCAATGATAGATTTAGAATGGGAAAATAATATCCAGTCCACCTGCCTTGCCGCAATTCAACAGGGAATTATCAAATCTGCTCATGACTGTGCTGAGGGAGGATTAGCCATTGCCTTAGCTGAATGCTGTATCGTGGGTAATATTGGGGCTGAGATTACCCTGGATTCAGAATTCATTGAACCACATTATTTACTTTTTGCCGAATCTCAGTCCCGAATTATTCTCAGTTTAAAAAAGGAAAATTTAGATGACCTGGAAAAACTTGCCTCTTTATATCAGGTTACCTTTTCTATTCTGGGTAAGGTTAAACAAGGTCACTTGCGAATTAATAACTGGATAGATATTCGGCCATCTTT